A section of the Labrus mixtus chromosome 15, fLabMix1.1, whole genome shotgun sequence genome encodes:
- the si:ch73-206d17.1 gene encoding tyrosine-protein kinase STYK1 isoform X1, which produces MSAAPHGCSNDTYLSMCTEEASGPLAVIIIPCLLTLSTVLVVVLIFCSLHKSKQRGQSNLVNFTNGQQSVSLTASSVSTPKVQAALSPWEIPEECVLEGLEFWQTGRLGPICKGLLKRRDGASCAVVVKSLRDGSNQPEGKALEWVLFHATVCKHENVVQMLYCQTKCLPVCLVLEAYSPGNLLHFLWSLRNRGSNSEDPFLNFSERSVYLVAKQVAAGLDYLMSEHRLVHGDVAARNILIGPGLSARVSGLGVAFEGRRMDPAAFRQRAAEVPLKWQAPERLTMQLSIDRSDVWSFGILLYELTTLGSAPYPELEPLSVLPKLQGSYRMKRPVSCGGPLYDLMKYCWMWCFKDRPPFSAIIKLLDSSLHLAAAKDICVLEVIDIPEYNRKAGLPNTTKTD; this is translated from the exons ATGTCAGCTGCTCCTCATGGATGTAGCAACGATACCTATCTCTCAATGTGCA CTGAGGAGGCGTCAGGTCCTCTCGCTGTAATTATCATCCCCTGTCTGTTGACTCTGAGCACAGTTTTAGTGGTGGTTCTGATTTTCTGCAGTCTGCACAAGAGCAAACAAAGAGGACAAAGCAACTTAGTGAATTTTACAAACG GCCAGCAGAGTGTGTCCCTGACTGCATCTTCTGTAAGCACTCCAAAAGTCCAGGCAGCTTTGTCGCCCTGGGAAATCCCCGAGGAGTGTGTTCTCGAGGGACTGGAGTTTTGGCAGACAGGCCGCCTCGGCCCCATTTGTAAAGGtctgctgaagaggagagatggagcCTCTTGTGCTGTGGTGGTGAAGTCCCTGCGAG ACGGATCCAACCAGCCTGAAGGGAAGGCGCTGGAGTGGGTCCTCTTCCACGCCACAGTGTGTAAACATGAAAACGTGGTGCAGATGCTCTACTGTCAGACCAAATGTCTGCCAGTGTGTCTCGTCTTAGAGGCCTACAGCCCAGGAAAcctccttcacttcctctgGTCTCTCAGAAAT AGGGGTTCAAACAGTGAGGATCCATTTCTGAACTTCTCTGAGAGGTCGGTGTATCTTGTGGCAAAGCAGGTTGCAGCTGGTCTG gaTTACCTGATGTCGGAGCACAGGCTGGTGCACGGCGATGTTGCTGCCAGGAACATCTTAATTGGCCCGGGCCTCTCCGCTCGGGTGTCTGGGCTCGGGGTGGCATTTGAAGGACGCAGAATGGATCCAGCAGCATTTaggcagagggcagcagaggtGCCTCTCAAATGGCAGGCTCCGGAGAGGCTCACGATGCAGCTCAGCATCGACAGGAGCGACGT GTGGTCATTTGGAATCTTACTGTATGAACTGACTACCTTAG GTTCTGCTCCATACCCTGAGCTGGAGCCTCTGTCTGTGCTTCCAAAACTGCAGGGGTCTTATCGAATGAAGAGACCAGTGAGCTGTGGAGGACCTTT ATATGACCTGATGAAGTACTGTTGGATGTGGTGCTTCAAAGACCGTCCTCCTTTCTCTGCAATCATAAAGCTGTTGGATTCCTCTCTGCATCTAGCTGCTGCCAAAGACATTTGTGTTCTTGAGGTAATAGACATACCCGAGTATAACAGGAAGGCAGGGCTGCCAAATACTACAAAGACAGATTAA
- the si:ch73-206d17.1 gene encoding tyrosine-protein kinase STYK1 isoform X2, whose product MSAAPHGCSNDTYLSMCILVVVLIFCSLHKSKQRGQSNLVNFTNGQQSVSLTASSVSTPKVQAALSPWEIPEECVLEGLEFWQTGRLGPICKGLLKRRDGASCAVVVKSLRDGSNQPEGKALEWVLFHATVCKHENVVQMLYCQTKCLPVCLVLEAYSPGNLLHFLWSLRNRGSNSEDPFLNFSERSVYLVAKQVAAGLDYLMSEHRLVHGDVAARNILIGPGLSARVSGLGVAFEGRRMDPAAFRQRAAEVPLKWQAPERLTMQLSIDRSDVWSFGILLYELTTLGSAPYPELEPLSVLPKLQGSYRMKRPVSCGGPLYDLMKYCWMWCFKDRPPFSAIIKLLDSSLHLAAAKDICVLEVIDIPEYNRKAGLPNTTKTD is encoded by the exons ATGTCAGCTGCTCCTCATGGATGTAGCAACGATACCTATCTCTCAATGTGCA TTTTAGTGGTGGTTCTGATTTTCTGCAGTCTGCACAAGAGCAAACAAAGAGGACAAAGCAACTTAGTGAATTTTACAAACG GCCAGCAGAGTGTGTCCCTGACTGCATCTTCTGTAAGCACTCCAAAAGTCCAGGCAGCTTTGTCGCCCTGGGAAATCCCCGAGGAGTGTGTTCTCGAGGGACTGGAGTTTTGGCAGACAGGCCGCCTCGGCCCCATTTGTAAAGGtctgctgaagaggagagatggagcCTCTTGTGCTGTGGTGGTGAAGTCCCTGCGAG ACGGATCCAACCAGCCTGAAGGGAAGGCGCTGGAGTGGGTCCTCTTCCACGCCACAGTGTGTAAACATGAAAACGTGGTGCAGATGCTCTACTGTCAGACCAAATGTCTGCCAGTGTGTCTCGTCTTAGAGGCCTACAGCCCAGGAAAcctccttcacttcctctgGTCTCTCAGAAAT AGGGGTTCAAACAGTGAGGATCCATTTCTGAACTTCTCTGAGAGGTCGGTGTATCTTGTGGCAAAGCAGGTTGCAGCTGGTCTG gaTTACCTGATGTCGGAGCACAGGCTGGTGCACGGCGATGTTGCTGCCAGGAACATCTTAATTGGCCCGGGCCTCTCCGCTCGGGTGTCTGGGCTCGGGGTGGCATTTGAAGGACGCAGAATGGATCCAGCAGCATTTaggcagagggcagcagaggtGCCTCTCAAATGGCAGGCTCCGGAGAGGCTCACGATGCAGCTCAGCATCGACAGGAGCGACGT GTGGTCATTTGGAATCTTACTGTATGAACTGACTACCTTAG GTTCTGCTCCATACCCTGAGCTGGAGCCTCTGTCTGTGCTTCCAAAACTGCAGGGGTCTTATCGAATGAAGAGACCAGTGAGCTGTGGAGGACCTTT ATATGACCTGATGAAGTACTGTTGGATGTGGTGCTTCAAAGACCGTCCTCCTTTCTCTGCAATCATAAAGCTGTTGGATTCCTCTCTGCATCTAGCTGCTGCCAAAGACATTTGTGTTCTTGAGGTAATAGACATACCCGAGTATAACAGGAAGGCAGGGCTGCCAAATACTACAAAGACAGATTAA